A stretch of Streptosporangiales bacterium DNA encodes these proteins:
- a CDS encoding NAD-binding protein, producing MTTVGVIGVGELGSRLARRLRGGGYDVWAYDIDATALASLATDDISVVDTIAELAERCHVVVTCVTDHHAVREVCLGADGMVAAARPGMVLIDTTTSLPSVTAAVADALAERGGYLLDVPVSRGVPAAEQGTLSAMVGGSEETYRAVLPLLRTFATDIARVGDIGTGHAVKLWNMQLMAAHQVALTETLWRARNDGMSVAAAVAAFDDGQARTYLTSNHFPKFVLTGTYDSKFTTGLMRKDLALSLELGSELGVPAPAASNALAVYDQACAAGLAPADNMRLVPFQLAMRAGAPAAEAARAAQAAAGPPDPDEAHTDPTYLAKADADLSQVNRTALDDVVAAIEAYGIPPEVALAMIAASSGTSQHVASTLRCGQTAVRPPSTG from the coding sequence ATGACCACGGTGGGTGTCATCGGGGTCGGCGAGCTCGGTTCCCGGTTGGCCAGGCGGCTGCGCGGAGGTGGCTACGACGTATGGGCGTATGACATCGACGCGACCGCGCTCGCCAGCCTCGCGACCGACGACATAAGCGTGGTGGACACGATCGCCGAGCTGGCCGAGCGGTGCCACGTCGTGGTCACCTGTGTCACCGACCACCACGCCGTACGTGAGGTCTGCCTGGGCGCGGACGGCATGGTCGCCGCCGCCCGCCCTGGGATGGTGCTGATCGACACCACGACGTCGCTGCCCAGTGTCACGGCTGCCGTCGCCGACGCGCTGGCCGAGCGCGGTGGGTACCTGCTGGACGTGCCGGTCAGCCGCGGTGTGCCGGCCGCCGAGCAGGGCACGCTGTCGGCGATGGTCGGTGGCTCGGAGGAGACCTACCGGGCCGTGCTGCCGTTGCTGCGTACGTTCGCGACGGACATCGCCCGCGTCGGCGACATCGGTACCGGGCACGCGGTGAAGCTGTGGAACATGCAGCTGATGGCCGCGCACCAGGTGGCGCTAACGGAGACGCTGTGGCGGGCGCGCAATGACGGGATGTCGGTCGCCGCAGCGGTCGCGGCGTTCGACGACGGGCAGGCGCGCACGTACCTCACCTCGAACCACTTCCCGAAGTTCGTGCTCACCGGCACGTACGACTCGAAGTTCACCACCGGCCTGATGCGCAAGGACCTGGCGCTGTCGCTGGAGCTCGGCAGCGAGCTCGGCGTACCCGCACCGGCCGCGTCGAACGCGCTCGCCGTGTACGACCAGGCGTGCGCGGCCGGCCTCGCCCCGGCCGACAACATGCGCCTGGTGCCCTTCCAGCTGGCCATGCGCGCCGGCGCCCCGGCTGCCGAGGCCGCACGCGCAGCACAGGCGGCCGCCGGCCCTCCCGACCCCGACGAGGCACACACCGACCCCACCTACCTGGCCAAGGCCGACGCCGACCTGTCCCAGGTGAACCGCACCGCCCTCGACGACGTAGTCGCCGCCATCGAGGCGTACGGCATACCCCCAGAAGTAGCCCTGGCGATGATCGCCGCAAGCAGCGGCACCAGCCAACACGTCGCATCCACACTCAGGTGTGGTCAGACGGCGGTGCGGCCGCCGTCGACCGGGTAG
- a CDS encoding SDR family oxidoreductase encodes MTAASIAVVTGAARGIGRAVTRRLVAAGSRVVAVDLDARGLDQLAQQLPAESVRVVPADVSTAEGVASYVDAAVDEFGGIDVFHNNAGIEGTVATLDESDVDAFDRVMRVNVRGVYLGLHAVLQVMRARGRGAVVNTASVAGLRGRVGLGPYVASKHAVLGLTRTAALEAAEYGVRVNAVCPGPVRTEMIERIDASALRAGEGVGTSTLCRYGTADEVAAVVCWLLGDESAFVTGGAYPVDGGRTAV; translated from the coding sequence GTGACCGCAGCATCCATCGCCGTGGTCACCGGCGCCGCCCGCGGCATCGGCCGCGCGGTCACCAGGCGGTTGGTCGCCGCGGGCTCGCGTGTCGTCGCCGTCGACCTCGACGCGAGAGGACTCGACCAGCTCGCGCAGCAGCTGCCCGCCGAGTCGGTGCGGGTCGTCCCGGCGGACGTCTCGACCGCCGAGGGCGTCGCGAGCTACGTCGATGCCGCGGTGGACGAGTTCGGCGGCATCGACGTGTTCCACAACAACGCCGGCATCGAGGGCACCGTGGCGACCCTGGATGAGTCCGACGTCGACGCGTTCGATCGGGTGATGCGGGTCAACGTCCGCGGCGTGTATCTCGGTCTGCATGCTGTTCTGCAGGTGATGCGGGCGCGGGGACGGGGCGCGGTGGTCAACACCGCGTCGGTAGCCGGCCTGCGTGGCCGGGTCGGGCTCGGTCCGTACGTCGCGTCCAAGCACGCGGTGCTCGGTCTCACGCGAACCGCCGCCCTCGAGGCCGCCGAGTACGGGGTGCGGGTGAACGCGGTGTGTCCCGGCCCGGTCCGTACGGAGATGATCGAGCGGATCGACGCGTCCGCACTGCGTGCCGGCGAGGGCGTAGGCACGTCGACACTGTGCCGCTACGGCACCGCCGACGAGGTCGCCGCGGTGGTCTGCTGGCTGCTCGGCGACGAGTCGGCGTTCGTGACCGGCGGTGCCTACCCGGTCGACGGCGGCCGCACCGCCGTCTGA
- a CDS encoding thiolase, with protein sequence MTRGSVAIVGAAESDLGEVAQGTTPADLMAQATHRALADAGLTLGDVDALFASSTQLSMATLNLGEYLGVQPRYTDSTQIGGSSFVAHLQHAQAAIETGRAEVALIAHGSTQRSQGRSAAAPQELSPYEAPYRPMLPVTAYALAAARHMHDYGTTREQLAEVAVAARAWAALNPVAWQRKPLTVDDVLDAPQVCSPLGIRDCCLVTDGGGAVVLTSAARARDLARPPVYLLGAGEAHTHRHISSMPSLTETAAVQSGAAAFAQAGLRPADVDVVELYDAFTITPVLFLEDLGFCANGEGGAFVSGGRIAPGGEFPLNTNGGGLSYCHPGMYGLLLIVEAVRQLRGDSGDRQVADCDVALVHGNGGVLSSQCTALLGAEATR encoded by the coding sequence ATGACCCGGGGCAGCGTGGCGATCGTCGGCGCGGCGGAGTCCGACCTCGGTGAAGTAGCGCAGGGCACCACCCCGGCAGACCTGATGGCACAGGCGACCCATCGCGCGCTGGCGGACGCCGGCCTCACGCTCGGCGACGTCGACGCGCTGTTCGCCTCGTCGACCCAGTTGTCGATGGCGACGCTGAACCTCGGCGAGTACCTGGGCGTGCAACCGCGGTACACCGACTCCACGCAGATCGGCGGATCGTCGTTCGTCGCCCACCTACAGCACGCGCAGGCCGCCATCGAGACCGGCCGCGCCGAGGTCGCGCTGATCGCGCACGGGAGTACCCAGCGGTCGCAGGGCAGATCTGCGGCCGCACCGCAGGAGCTCAGCCCGTACGAGGCGCCATATCGTCCGATGCTGCCGGTCACCGCGTACGCGCTGGCAGCAGCGAGACACATGCACGACTACGGCACGACCAGGGAGCAGCTGGCCGAGGTCGCCGTCGCCGCGAGGGCGTGGGCCGCACTCAACCCCGTTGCCTGGCAACGGAAACCGCTCACCGTCGACGACGTACTCGACGCACCGCAGGTGTGCTCGCCGCTTGGCATCAGGGACTGCTGCCTGGTCACCGACGGTGGGGGTGCGGTGGTGCTGACGAGCGCGGCTCGGGCACGCGACCTCGCGCGGCCGCCTGTCTATCTGCTCGGTGCCGGCGAGGCACACACCCACAGGCACATCTCGAGCATGCCGTCGCTGACCGAGACGGCTGCCGTGCAGTCAGGTGCGGCCGCGTTCGCGCAAGCCGGCCTGCGACCGGCGGACGTCGACGTGGTGGAGCTCTACGACGCGTTCACCATCACCCCTGTCCTGTTCCTGGAAGACCTTGGTTTCTGCGCCAACGGCGAGGGCGGCGCGTTCGTCTCCGGTGGCAGGATCGCGCCCGGTGGCGAGTTCCCGCTCAACACCAACGGTGGCGGGCTCTCGTACTGCCATCCGGGCATGTACGGCCTACTGCTCATCGTCGAGGCGGTGCGGCAGCTGCGCGGCGACAGCGGGGACCGCCAGGTCGCCGACTGTGATGTCGCGCTCGTCCACGGCAACGGGGGCGTGCTGTCCAGCCAGTGCACGGCACTGCTCGGCGCGGAGGCGACCAGGTGA